The Citrus sinensis cultivar Valencia sweet orange chromosome 4, DVS_A1.0, whole genome shotgun sequence DNA segment GGAAacatttattatgattttatcaaacaaatgACAAAAGACAATACTAACTCAACAAAGTAATCAAGTTTTGCAAATGATCGGTACAAAAATGCACGTCAATGGAAGACCTCAATGGCtcataaaaattcaaacttgctatcatttcttttcaatgaaataagaccaacacacaaacacataacaaagaaataagaatGGAAGCAATAACACAGACAATCGCCGGATCTAACAAAATTCACATGATTTAACCcccaaaaatctttttttttcttgttacaacaatttaaaaccaaaaacatCATAATTAAACCAAATCAATCCAATAAAAACACGCGAACTCcaaatttcaatcaaatccTATCCACATTGCTTCTAATCCACCACGGATCTCCAAAACGACACGCAAAATTGAAGAATTACCTTTAATTAAGACCGGATCCGAACGGCAAACAACTGAGTTGAAAAACAAGAGTCGCGAGTCGTGACTCGGGACCGACAGCTCAGTCAACGGATGAGGCGAGCTTCGCGCGCTTCGcttttgctttgctttttgTTGTCTGAGATAACAAGCTGattggttatttatttatacatattatcTGAACAGACGCGCACACATTCATGACGAATAATTAACGTGTGATTAGCGGATctgaaattagaaattattaaaattttaaatcttgcttCTGGTTGTGCGGGTGACGTCCGCTTTGGGTTAGGCTTTTTAGAGTTTTATTTCGAGTGTAATTTCGTCGTCGTTTCGACTTTTGGAAGGTTCAGGTTTCTGATAAATTTGTACTTTCGTACTGTAACCACACTGAAGTGTCTGTTGCTGAATTCCAAGGACTCGAGatttaaagtaaaagaaataaaattttgacatgtaAGTCTTtgttcaaaaagaaattgggaAAATAGACACTCTTAATTAGATAAAGTGCTTAGTGTCCAAATTAATGCAAATGGGTGATATCATATCAGAAGATCAATTAAATCACATCGAAGGTTTATTTATTCTATCATGTACCATCTCATAGCTGCGAGTTGGCAGCTTGCAGCGACTACAAGAGAATATTccaaatttagattctttaCTCCACATTTATACTTTtgtattatgaaaaatagtaAGTTTAACTCTAGTGGGACTTGTGTAAATACGgattttaataagttatgTCACATCATAAAACAAGTTGGATCAATCTTTAaacaattgaaagaaaaaatatatatatatatattgatacacacacacgtatatatatataagttgtGAGCAGTTCTATAATCCATGTTTACTATATCAAAGAATTGACTCAAGATCTATAAATAATagtatgaaataaaaatataataatattgtacttTACATAGCTcgaatataaatttataccAAAATTGATGAGATAGTAAACCGGTGCACAAATCACCATTAATGCACCAAACTGATTGAAAACAATATAGTTAAACACATGAATAATACGCTaaatcttattaaaattatgaaattatgtgtaggtaaaagagtaatgatagatattttaaattttttattttaaatttgatctcAAATGACGCGTCATTAATTGAGTGGttgacaattttttataagatgcaagtgaattaattgtataatcccactaattaattgatgaatgctttaggataattttttgagataaaaaatttagaatgtaCAGTatgataaaaacaataatttaataactcttttgaaataaaaattaaaaaaaattaatatatcatgGATAATTAATTGAGACTGATTCATATGCATGAAATCAATAGAGCTTTCCGATTAATGAACAGTAATGACTGAAGAAAACACAATCTTGCATCAAAACCGATTTCAGTAAAGCCTAGATGTCGGCCGCAAAAGCCGATCAAGAAGCACCaccaataaataaagaaaacagaaataattaaggaatttttttttttttaatagttcaTTCAATCGACCTATGGTCTGAATTCAATTCtgggtatttttatattttgaagttgaCATGTTGGGGTTCCCATTGATAATAAAGCAAgtcaaatgtttaatattcaGTTGAATATTCATGCTCATTTATTAAGCAATTGGGCGGCCTAATTTTAGAAACTTGTATTTCATTATGGCCTAGTGTTAAAAGTACCACCattctaattgaaaaaaaaataacgtGGACGTTGTGTTATCATACATTACATCGTACCTGAACTTGATTGAagtgacattaaaattaataaaagaacaGGAATTCTCGACGGAACATTGAGGATCAAAATGCAAAAAGCATGGATATAAAATTTCAGCGAGGCATAAATCTTTTGTTGATGCAAGCAACTGAGGAGGAGTGACGAAGCGAATGCGTGACAGAATCAAAGACTTCTATTTTCAATGACTCTCTTTTATGAActtacaaaaaacaaaaggtgGTTTGGAGTATTCGAATTATGCCACAACCAAATAGATCAATGACAGAAAACCCATGTGAGAATCTCGTCATATGCAAGTCTTTCCTGCTTTGCACACCCAGcaagcaaataaataaatattaattccttttatatatacatatatcatGGCTactataaaattacaaatcttgcTAAAGCTGCGCGAGGACAGCTCGGAATGATTCATGGCATCggctattttttcaacaattcaaATGAGTTGAAAATAGTTTGTTCttgcttttttattcttttggggaaaaaaattgttatatattttgaagATTTTATAGACAATGCATATAGGTAAGATGATAAATCAAATGGAAGATGGACCAAAAAAGAGAATATTATTATCAGAATTCAAAAGTGGACCGGTCAAGAGGCTAAGACATGATGTAATATTGTGATAAGTAAGTGTTTTAGGCTTTATTTTCCATCATCACCTACTTTCAATTGGTGTCTTAATAAGGATGGAACACCTCTTCCAGTTTGACTCAAATCATATAActcccctctctctctctctttctatatgtgtgtatatgtattattaaatatggacactttcattattttttttaatacggACACACTattaaaacatataattttacaattaattgaataacGACTCTATTAAAATACATGACTTAATAGTAAGTTAAAACTGAtcctattaaaaattatatcacaAATAGCATGCTtgcataacaaaaataaaaataaaaataaggggGTCGCACTTGAAATAAGCCATGTTATACAGAATTGTTTTACTGGTTGCAAAAAGTATACATGCACatgtaacaaaaatatagTCCATGAAAGCCCAAATTCCTTGTTAATGCCATAGGCCCGATTCTCTTTTAATGGAGAACCCACATTGCTTTAAGTTGATCTGCGCGTTACTCCGACGTCGTATCGAGCTAACTCCTCATCTTTATCAAACCCCAAACCCTTTTGTCCCTTCGCCTCATTTCCTCCCAACTCCAAGCGAAACACACACTCTCATCGCCGCCGCCCTCGCGGCCCCAGCCTCAGGTATGCATATGTAACGGAGTTCgttcaaatatattatattggtTCAGTTAAATGAATAAAGGTGGTTTTAACTTCCATCAGCGGTGGCTAATTAGCCAATCACATAAACGGCTTAAGTGCTGTTGTTATTGTGTGAATGGTCAGTAAGCTCACCAACATCAACGCTGTGTTTGTGGCCTTTTCATGGTGAATCGCAAAATCTGCTTTCACTTTCAGGCCATTAACTACATTCCCACGCTTTGCGATACTAATATCCTAGAGCGACCATTCGATCCTGAATAGTTTGGTACGATCCTCAATTTATAAAggttttgattaataaattgatgtgaACGTATGTAACATATGTctaataataagaaaacagATGTTGATTACGTTTGATTAAAACTCACATCATCAGGAGATGATTTTAATTTCGAGGAAATAAACTTGCTTCTTTTTGGCATCTGGAATTGGTTTCGGTGTCTTTTCGCTAAtcattttggttttggttcCCCTTAATCATTTGTTATAAATTTCTCAGTTCATGTTACATTTGATTAAACCTGAAATTGCCTGTACATGGGTTGGGTAACAACAACTTTAACTCAATTTCTTACACACCGTCATATTTCCGTAAGACATTACTGATTTTACATTCCAAGCAACATGCAACATGCAACATGCAACAAGCAAACCATAATTgattcttgaaaaaaaaaaaagaaaaaaagaaaaggaaaaatatacGAGCAAACCAAAACTAAGCTATAAAATACCGGCAATTAAAACCCATAAGTAACACTAGTTCTTTGCTGTCTCAGCTTTGGCAATGCTGATAATATATTCAATTTCCTCAGCTACTTCTTTCATTGAAGGCCTGTTCTGTCTCTGCTCCTCTAAGCAACCGACTGCTAGGAATGCCAATGCCTTAATTGTTTCCTCTTCTAATTCACTTGCTTTCTCTTTTAACACCGGATCAACCGTCTCCATTAGCTTCTCTTCCTCCACCATCCTACGCACATAAACTGCCAAGTTCACGTCATCCTCTGCCCGGTTAAAATCAATCGCCTTTTGAGACGTCAGGAGCTCTAACAGCACAACCCCGAAGCTATACACATCGCTCTTATCAGTCAGCTGATACTTCTTGTAGTACTCGGGATCCAGGTAGCCCAGAGTCCCCTGTGCACAAGTTGATATGTGACTCATATCGGTATGAGCCAACCTCGATAACCCAAAATCGGAAACCTTAGCATTGAGCTTCTCGTCAAGAAGTATGTTGCTGGACTTGACATCCCGGTGGTATATCGGAGGAGTAGCCGATGAGTGAAGATAAGAAAGACCCTCTGCGGTGTCATGAGCAATCTGGAGACGGCGAGGCCAAGTGAGTTTGCCTCTGCCTCCAGGTTTCAGACCTTGCAAATGCTCCAAAAGGGTTCCGTTAGAGATGTACTCGTAGACCATAATCGGCTGCTCTAGCTCTACGCAACAGCCGAGGAGGCCAACAAGGCTCCGGTGATTCACTTGGCATAAGATTCTGACTTCGTTGAGGACTTGATCAGTGCCCTTGGTGTTTCCAAGCTTGGCACATTTGACAGCTACTTCAGTCCCGTCTTTAAGGATGCCTTTGTACACTTCACCGTAGCCGCCGGACCCAAGAAGCCGATCTTTGGAGAAGTTGCTCGTTGCTTTCTTTATCTCTTTGCCGGTAAAGATTTTTGACGCTTTGCCTCCGCCGCCGGAGTTGAGGatctcttctctttctcttgccAAACGTTCTTGTGCTTCTTTGATGCGTCTATGGCGTTTGTAGAGTAAAATGGCAATGGCAGCAGCGATGAGCGTTGCTCCAATGCCAGTAGTTAAACCTAGACGTGTATATATGCCAAAGGAGCTTAGCCTTAAGATCAATTTTAACGCTATAAGGTTTAGATCATTGTAAAAAAAAGATGTCTAAATTTGTCTACGTTGTCAAttgacaatattttttttatcaatcatGTGAGAAACATTGAAAATCCATTATTAGGCTGATCATACAATTCGAGGGAGTGCTTTTCTAAGTTGTTTACTATATATCAATCCCCAATTTCCAACTaatgaaaaagattaaaaagcTCATCATTCGAGAACAATAATTAAGGAAACATAAAATCATCTAATTATTAGACAAATATGCAgtagattttattataataacgAAGGCAAGTCAGCAAATCGATACTCTAACATCATACCGGCTATGAGTGCAGTTTTATCAGATGAACCTCCGCAACCTCCAGGATCTTGACACGTAATCTCTGCCGGaccaaaaaaaatcagaagTCACGCccaatcaaatcaatttacccgtttgtttctttattattattattttttaggagccgcctatgttgcaacagttgcaacGTATCACtacttttgtcattttataatttaaccaTTGGATCCAAGGCAAGAATGGTAAAAGCAAATCCAACGGCAGggtgtatttattttggtttttttcatTGCAATccctcttattttttaaaataccaggaaaaaatataattattattattttatttattagctTGGTTGTTTAATGATATGAATAAGGAATAAGTATGAAATTTAAGAgaacttttattattgatattaggcAATTACAATGCATGATTTAATACCCGTTTATTTATtccacaaattcataaatatttcataatttattaattattactatcatTTCTAGATCTACtctcattatttaaatttattaattattattttatattaattattaataaataaatataatataacaaaataatattataatataatttatttttaatattataattattatagtgaaaataaaaataatttaaatatatttaatatttcaattaagaCAAAAGTTAGCACACTAtagtgaattatataattgactACAATCTAACTTTTAAAACTTCCAAACATAAgtaagtaataaattaatgtgaacAGTATTATAACAATATACAATATTATGTTCTAAACACATTCTAATGGtgtgtttattaaataagaatgaaatgaGCTAGAATTGTAATAaggaatttaaattagaataagttatttacttgAGCTATAGGAATTGGAATCGGAATGAACAACATtctcattgatgtgtttactttattttataattggaaTAGACTAttataagttattaaaatatcatttgttaattgtgttcctaatattatttgtatatattataattaaacaataataataataaaactaaaaataataattatgacaataatgttaataaaaaaattaacagtaacaataataacaacaaaattaactgaaataataatattaataatgataataataaaaataataaaaattattaataagttttaataataataacaacaataattaaaataataaagttaatatattttaataacaataattttaatcataacaagataaatattaatattaatgaattaattacagtataataacaattaaataataaaagaaataaattttaataataataatgacagtaataaaaataattaaaaaaacaaaaataataaaaataataaaatttaatagaaataatcttatataataataatgatattaataataataataaattaaaattcttttcaaatgtcattttattccaaaaaaatGGACTTATATGTAAAAGTTTGTAACCTTTAGTGGCTATtgaattttccaaaaaatataaGGTAGTGTAAtgtaatcaaacacaaaataacaaaagttgttatatgttgcaactgttgcaacaTAGGCGGACCCTATTTTTTAAGTGCTAATTGTCAGAAAAATAATCAGTCAAAACGTCAAAGAAAGACCCACTTTCAGCGCAGACGCCCTTGATTGGGTCCCACAAAAGTCCAGACATGCAGAAACATCTCCTGACCCCACTCTCCCTTGCGTCGGGCCCACAAGTGGAGTTCCTGTCACAGTCAGCTTGCGAACCGCACACCGGTTCCCTGGGCGACAACCACTGCAGCTCCAAACCCGGTTCGCCCCACCGGTTAAGCGGCAAATTGGGGTTCAAGTTGACAAAGCTCGTGTAAGCCCTGCACCCGGATTGCCTGACCCTTATCATATAGGAAGTGGAGGACCCGCCAGCTCTAAACGTACAACAGATCCCATCCTCACAAGGCGCCGCGTTGCTAGTACCATTAATGTAAACGTGGCACAAGCTGGAGGAGGTGCAGTTCAAGGGAGAACTGAGCAAAGTGGGGGTACAATTCATGTACATGATGGTGTTGCTGCTGGTGATGTTAAAAGGCAAGCTGTCGTTGAGCCGGATGCCTTGGGACATAAGATCGGATGTGACGCAAGAGTTGGGTAAGAGACTGGAGGGCTTGATCACAAGCCGTTGGCTTGAGGGGTTGATGGCAGTGATGGGATAGGAGTTGTTGAGGGTGTCAAAGTGGAGGTTCCCGGATGAGTCGCAGCGGATTTTGTAGTCCTGGTCGCCGCACGAGGAGCTCGTGCTGAGCGGGTAAGGGACTGGGGTGGTGCCACAGTTGGGGCAGCGGATGGCCGAGAGTGCGCATCCGGCGTATGTTAGTAGCGACACCACGAGGAGGAGGAGCTTGGTTGGAGGATCCATTTCAGACACGAGCCCGTACGTGTGATGTGAAGATGGATTTCGATGTTGTTTATAAACTGAGGTTTTTCGTCAAATGTTGGTGAAGAGGAAATTATAGCCGGCTTGACTTCTGTAATATTgtgaatattaaataaagggaaaataacACCCTACAccctctttttatattgtaacgATTTTTTCTCAACATATTTTAAGATGTTCACACTAACCCCTTTGTACGGTTGTAGATGTAGtttgggcattgattttattattccaTATAAATCATGAAAACAGAAATcgagaatatatttttatgttcctaatttaacaaaaagaattaataaaagaaaaaggtataTGCATCCAATCTTCAACTTCAAACACTTTCGAGGGGATAAGTGCTATTTTccttgaaaattctttacatcCAATGTTTGTATTGTCTTTATACATTATAATACTGTTGTTGTACTTATCTTGCGGTCTTTGATTACGACTTTCGGACTAGCTTGCAAGTTTGACACGTAATCACGGGaataatagtatattttaatttccaaaaagtcaaaaattttgttgggATAGCATGTCCATTTTGCAAAATGGGAGGCGTAAATTCAGGATTGGTCAAATTTTAACTGAATgtgtataattataaaaaatttatcagatAAAACCATAATGGAAATTTACCTATCTAGTCatttggataaaattattacaaaaactGACCATGTTACAAAATTTCTTACTATACTAGCCACTTATACctattttggactaaattaCCCTTTAAAAGAGTTTGGTTTGTTGTGGGCGATGGCACGTTCATTGCAGGTTAGTTATGGGCGATGGAGCCCATTGCCCATGAGAGTGGAGCTTAATGCCCCGTTGGCATGCTCTGATTTCTTTGTCGCACACtaaacaatataatttaaataattttcttacttATACCTAATGCGTCATATGTGACACAACTTAATCTTAACAAAATTAGGTTGAAGAATCGAAGGAAGCAAGCTTGCCATCGATGGAAGTCGTCGTTGTCAAAGAAAGTTGTTGTCGAAGCTAACAAAACCGTGAAAAAGACCTAAGGGTGGTGTGGGCAATGTTGTCCTTATGgattcagaatttttatttttattttttatttttactctaAGGGCAATTGGTTCAAAATGGGTAAATATGGCTAATATGGGTAAGAAATTTTGTAACATGATAAGTTTtgacaataattttatgaaaatagcTAGATATGTAAATTTCCTGGTGCTTTCCTCTTACTTACAActtttccaaaataaaatggtgCAATTATTTAGAAGAcgtatcaatttttttttttaaaaaaatgatcatttaatgattaattttgagaagaatttagattttgttatttaaaacaCTTTAAATAAAAGGGATATCGCTAGTTTTAtctactaaaattaatatatattgttatCACAATAGGGGCAAATGGATCATCGATATTTTATcttgagaatataaaaatatatttattataagaaaaatatttaaaaaaaacaaaaagtacaagaaaaatatcttattattaatcattttatttacatgaaaatctatatttcttatttttgatatttaattttttttactttagtttctgtttatataaatatgaataaaagtgtATTTAAATGTAATGACAATATTGTAAAACCATGGTGCCAGAGATTTTATTGGATATTATGAAAGTATTATGAGGGTAACCGGTATATATTGATTCCAATATGAAAAAATGACAACATCCCCAAGCAAAATTTAAGATCTTTAATGGAATGAGTGCaactcaaaaattaatttttaaaaaaataataatttactcaCATgtgtaataaaaaagaattgtattttttttcttttttccaacaAGATCAAGAAAGAGAATTTGGTGGTTTTTCAATGGATGAAATAGTTTATTTCAATCATTAGtggttaatttttctttttagttattatataCCATACTTTAAATATATTCCCCTAAATTTGAATCATTGACCTCTTATTTTCATAACAAGAGAACAAACAACTGATTAGTTATTATTTAGAGATAATCAGTGGTTAATTTACAATATGGTTTGAAGAAGGGAAATTagagagataaaataaaaccaagGATAAAGTGGTTGATTCATTAGCACTATAATAACCTCTCAGCATTCTGGaggaaaataatgtaaatatcAAGTAACATCCCCAGTGTTTCTGAAAGAAGATCTTCACTTAAAGAAACTCATGTTTTAAGATTGACAAACGAAGACTTGAccaaaactaaattaaattagtataTAGAAGCTGCATTTATCTAGAAGACGTAGAAAATCTTCTTTCAAAATAATGGCTAGATgtcatctttatttattattgatgtTGGTCAAATGACACCATCATT contains these protein-coding regions:
- the LOC102607867 gene encoding wall-associated receptor kinase-like 20, producing the protein MDPPTKLLLLVVSLLTYAGCALSAIRCPNCGTTPVPYPLSTSSSCGDQDYKIRCDSSGNLHFDTLNNSYPITAINPSSQRLVIKPSSLLPNSCVTSDLMSQGIRLNDSLPFNITSSNTIMYMNCTPTLLSSPLNCTSSSLCHVYINGTSNAAPCEDGICCTFRAGGSSTSYMIRVRQSGCRAYTSFVNLNPNLPLNRWGEPGLELQWLSPREPVCGSQADCDRNSTCGPDARESGVRRCFCMSGLLWDPIKGVCAEKITCQDPGGCGGSSDKTALIAGLTTGIGATLIAAAIAILLYKRHRRIKEAQERLAREREEILNSGGGGKASKIFTGKEIKKATSNFSKDRLLGSGGYGEVYKGILKDGTEVAVKCAKLGNTKGTDQVLNEVRILCQVNHRSLVGLLGCCVELEQPIMVYEYISNGTLLEHLQGLKPGGRGKLTWPRRLQIAHDTAEGLSYLHSSATPPIYHRDVKSSNILLDEKLNAKVSDFGLSRLAHTDMSHISTCAQGTLGYLDPEYYKKYQLTDKSDVYSFGVVLLELLTSQKAIDFNRAEDDVNLAVYVRRMVEEEKLMETVDPVLKEKASELEEETIKALAFLAVGCLEEQRQNRPSMKEVAEEIEYIISIAKAETAKN